The sequence below is a genomic window from Sinorhizobium terangae.
ACAACAAGGGGCGCAAATACTGGTATTTCGACCAACCAGGAGAGGACGAGGGGTATCGGCAGAAACGCCGCTATGTCGGCCCTGCTGACGATCCCGAAATCAACAAGCGGGTCGAGGATTTCCGCGCGATCAAAGACGATGCCAAGGGTCGTCGTAAGCTCGTCACCACCCTTGTCCGCGAAGCTGGCCTACCAGCTCCCGAACCGTTTTCCGGCGATGTCGTCGAGGCGCTGGCCCACGCTGGCATTTTCCGGTTGCGAGCCTGCCTCGTGGGGACCGTCGCATTCTCGACCTATGCGGGCCACCTTGGCGTCCGTCTTCCTGCCGCCTCAATGATGACGAGTGATGCTGATTTCGCCCAGGACTACGCGATCTCGGCCGAAATAGGTGATTCTCTTCCACCTATTCTCGAGATACTGCAGGGCGTCGATCCGACCTTCCGGCCGATCCCGCATCGCTCTGGGTCGCCTCGATCAACGGCGTTCAAAAACCGGGCGGGCTACAAAGTCGAATTTCTGACCGGGAATAGGGGTAGTGATGACTATCTCGACAAACCGGCCGACATGCCCGCCCTGGGTGGTGCGAGTGCTGATCCACTGCGGTTCATGGATTTCCTGATCTATGAGCCTGTGCGAGCCGTCCTCCTGCACAAAAGCGGAATCTCCGTGATCGTCCCGGCTCCGGAGCGCTACGCGGTTCATAAACTGATCGTGGCATCGCGCCGCGTGGTCGACACGATTGGAGCGGCGAAGCGAGAGAAGGACTTGAGGCAGGCGATCTTGCTGTTCGACGCGCTCAATGCTTCCAATCGTCTCGATGACCTGTCGGACGCTCTCAAAGAGGCATGGGAGAGGGGAGAGGCTTGGCGCCATGCCATCCAGGCCGGCATGGGATACATGCCGCGAAAGGAAAAGGCCGCAACAGCCGCCCTTTTCCGTGAACTTGGGATCAATCACGACATCCAATAAAACTCAATCCGAGAGAGACCTGCGCTCACTTACGAGGGTGCAGGGCGTGCTCGCGGATCCTTTGCACCAAAATCTTTGGTCCGAAGGACACCTACCCCGCCACATCCGCTTCCGTCCTGTCGGCTAAAGGCGCCCTTTGAATGACAGGCGACACCAAGAATAGCTCCATGTCTAGGCTGGACGTCTTTGCAAGAAACTAGCTGCTGCAGCGCACCCGATTATCGGCTGAGCTCGAGCCCCAACGGAACATTTGCAAACGGGCACCTTCTGGAAAACCATAGCGAATCAGCCGCTTTTGAATGACGGAGGACACATGAGGCGCTTCTTTCTAGGTCTTCTGGCGCTCAGTGCGCTGGCTGTCGCTTCCATCGTCATCTTGCTAAACCTCGTTTCAAACGCGGAGGTCCGACGCCACGCCGAGATACAGCTTCTCGACTCCGCAAAGAGAGCCGCGAGTTTTTAGGCGCGTAGGGCTGCGGCATGGATCCTTAAAGGATTTCATGCCGCCAACGTGACAAAGAGCGTACCAGGCGCAGGCGCTTCAGCGCCGCAGCCAGTTCGCGCGCAGCTTGACCGGTTAAAAGGGCAGCCGCAGGAGGTTTAGCATAGCGCCGCCCGAAGGGCGGAAACCGGGACCGACTGCCCCCGGCAAGCTGCTCCACTCAAAAAACTCTACGCCTGCTGCCGTGCCCTCTTCTACTCGCCCTGCTTCCAGCAAGATCTGCAATTCCGAGAAGAATCGACCGAAATCGATGGATCGAAAGGCCCGCCGAAGCGACCAGTCTCGACGCAGAAAATTGGTTCTTGCCACCGCGACCTCGAGTGACAGTGGCCGACAACCGCTCTTCAAGACAAGACGCATCGCTTCCTGATGGGAACGCTTTTTCTCGGTCGCCTCCGACCAACAGGATCGGCACGGACTTTCGCGCATGTCAAATGCGCGAAAGTCCGACAACCGGTAACTCACTCGGCGAGAAAGGGTAACTCTCCCGAATTTTCCTTGTATTTCTGGAACGTAACTCCATAAATACAAGCGTAATTGAGCATCGCATTACCGCTGAACTGAACCAACTCCTCGACAGTAGCCCCGCCGTCGCGCTTATCGGTCCTCGCCAGGTCGGCAAAACGACACTTGCACTCGCCGTAGCCCAGCAGTGTTCCTCAATCTATCTCGACCTGGAAGCCGACAGTGACCGAGCCAAACTCGCCGAGGCGGAGCTTTATCTCACCCAGCATAGCGACGAGCTCATTATCCTGGATGAAGTTCATCGCATGCCGAACCTCTTCCAGAACCTTCGCGGGCTGATCGACAGAGGACGCCGAAACGGAAGAGGAGCTGGGCATTTCCTGCTCCCCGGATCTGCCTCGATCGATCTTCCAAAACAGTCGGGCGAGACCCTTGCGGGGCGCATCGCCTATCTGGAGATGCAGCCAATAAACGGGCTCGAAGTGTCTGCCGATGATCTGAACACCTTGTGGGTCCGCGGGGGATTTCTGGACAGTTTCCTTGCCGCAAACGACCGCGCAAGCCAGCGCTGGCGGCTGGATTTTATTCGTACCTACCTCCGCGCGATATCGCGCTTTTTTTGACCCAGGTGTTGGGGACTGGCGGTTCGGGTTCGATGAGGTGAGCGGTACGATCAGCATCAACATTTCCCGCCGGCACGGAGGGTTAACCGCAACCAGCAGTGCAGCGGGAACCCGTTCTACCTTCGGTTAGTAGTTCGGAGCGATGCAGAGGGCGCTGCACCCGATTATCGGCTGAGCTCGAGCTCCAACGGAGCATTTGCAAATGGGCACCTTCTGGAAAACCATAGCGAATCAGCCGCTTTTGAATGACGGAGGACACATGAGGCGCTTCTTTCTAGGTCTTCTGGCGCTCAGTGCGCTGGTTGTCGCTTCCATCGTCGTCTTGCCAAGCCTCGTTTCAAGCGACTGGATTCGCGGGGAACTCGGCAGGCAGCTATCTGCCGCGACGGGCAGTTCAATTTCGGTCAATGGTCCTGTCAGGCTTTCTGCCTTCCCCCATCTCGCAGTTTTAGCAGAAGATGTCGTGCTCTCCGCGGAAACGCAGGGCATCAAAGCCGAGTTCGGGGAGGTTTCTGGCTCTGTGACGCTGTCCTCCCTTTGGTCGGATCGCCTGCACATAAAAGAGATAAAGGTGGATCGACCGGTCATCGTGCTGAGTGAAGGCGCGGGGCGCGCTTCTACGACACAGGCTGGTGGCGACGATCGGGCCGCACAAAGCGATCCACTTGCGGCCCTTGCCACGTTCCTCGAACGAAGCGCGATCGATTCAATCTCGATCGCCAGCGGCACGCTGATACGCAAAGACGCAGCCGGTTCCGAGCAGACCGTGACCGATGTCGACCTTGCGCTGTCAGTACCGAGCATCGATGATGAACTATCTCTTTCAGCCAGCGCCCGATTGGAGGAGCGGCGTTACGAGACCACCCTCACCGTCTCCTCTTTGCGGTCACTGCTTCAGCGTCGGCCAGCCGACATGACCGTGTCTTTCCGAGCAGATCCCGTGCCAGCATCCGGTTTCTCGGAGTTCGAGGCAGTCGGGCAAGTCGCGCTCAACGCCAATGGCAGCTATCAGATCCGCGGCGGCAAATTACATTCCGGCGAACATGCGTTCGGCCTGGACGCGCTCTTCATACCAGGCAAGCGTCCCCGGATTCTCGCTGACCTCGATACAGATCGTTTGGATTTGAGCCCATTTGTCGAGGCCACGTCCGGTTCTTCGCAATCGAAGGCAGGGTCGGCAGACCCCGCCTTCCCCGCAAGCCTGCAATTTCTGGCTGATTTCGACAGCGACATGAGCGTTCACGTTGGCACTATGACCGTGGATGACGTCTCGGCCTCCGACGTCTCGGTGGTGGCGAAGCTCAAGGACGGAGAGCTTTCTGCACGGCTCGAGCACTTGGGTATTGATGCGGGGAGCATTGCCGCCAACATCAAAACCGATGTTCGCGACGACGAGCCGACCTTCCAGGGGCATATATCGAGCAACGGGCTCGACATCGGCAAACTGGCATCATTGATCGGGCAAACGGTCCCACTGTCCGGTGCGCTGACGATAGATACCGCCTTTGCCTTTCGCGGCCTTAGCGAAGGTGCGCTCAGAGAAACACTCAATCTGACTGGCAATATTGGCATGCGCGACGCGACATTTGTGGCGCCGAATATGGCCGATGAAAACATGCGTGAGGTGAAGGCAAAGAAGCTCGCAATCAGGATCGAGGATCTCGCAAAGCCGGTGCACCTGTCGGGCAGCCTCGTATGGCGAGATAAGCCCATCGCCATCGAACTGAAGATGCCCGTCCGGGATCTGCTTCTGAACAAAAGTCCCGGGACGGCTGACATCCCCCTCAAGCTTCAGATGCGCATGGCGGACGCATCGTTGGCCATCGACGGCAAGGCTGCGCTTCCGGGTCAGTATGTTGGAAAGCTCGATTTCTCAACGGCGGATCTCGATGCGTTCCTTGCCTGGCTTGGCCGGAGCGGGGCGGAAAGCGTCGGCCCGCTTTCGTTCAAAGGTGACGTCAGCGCTAGCCCAACAGGCGTTTCGTTTAAGCGCGCCATCCTGTCGGTCAACGGCGTGCAAGGGAGCGGGAACGGGTCTGTCCAGTTCACGATGCCTCTGAAGATATCCAGCGCACTCAGTTTCGAGGAGCTGGATTTGGCGCGCCTTTCCGGCGCGCACTCGCCCGCTCCTGAAGCGACAGCGAAACATGCGAAACGTGACAAAACAAGCCCCGATGTTCCGCTGGATTTCTCGGCCCTCCAATCGATCGAGGCATCGATCAAGGTGAACGCGAAAAAACTTGGATACGGTCGCGTCTTCGCCGGACCGGTTGCAACGAGCCTCATCGTCTCCGATGGGATCGCAAGCCTCGCCCTTCCCGAAAGTCCGTTTTACGGCGGCCAGGTTGCTGCAAGCCTGAAGGCCGATGGCTCCCAAGCGGAACCTTCGATCGCCTTGCAGGCGTCCATTTCAGAAGCCTCGGCCGTGCCCCTTCTGACCGACATGGCAGGCTTCAAACATCTTGAGGGTGCATTGCAGGCGAAATTCGACATTGCGGGCGCGGGCAGGACGACCAAGGCGCTCGCAAACTCGCTTCACGGGACTGCAAATGTCCGCTTTTCCGATGGCGCCATTCGCGGCGTCGACATTGCCGAGGTCTACAACAATCTCGTCGGCCTGATGTCGTCGGGTTTCAAACAGAACGAGAACAACGCGACTGCGTTCACTGAACTGGGTGCGTCCTTTGCCATTGAGAATGGTGTCGCGCAAACCGACGATATCAAGCTTGTCGGCCCGTTGGTCCGCATGACCGGGAACGGCGCGGCCAATCTGGCGGAGAGCTACCTGAAATTTCGTCTCGAGCCCCGGGTCGTCGCTTCGCTCAAAGGACAGGGAGCCGAGATATCGACAGATGGCATCGGTGTCCCGGTCGTCATCGAGGGGAGCTTTGCCAACCCGCGGATATATCCTGATCTCTCCGGATTATTGAAGGATCCTGGCGCCGCTTTGGCGACACTGAAGAAAATCGGACTGCCAACCGACAAGCTGCGGATCGACGACCTCCTCGCCAAAGGTGCAAAGAGCGGATCGGTCAAAGACCTCGTCCGCGGCACCGCAGAAAAGATGCTGAAAGGAGAAGATAACGAGCTTTCCATCGAAGAGATTATTGCCGGCGGTGCGGCAAACGGCGACCAGGCACTTCCGACACAAGAGACCGGCCAGGAACCTGCGCCGCCCGAGGCGGCAAATGAGCAGCCGCAGCAAAATGCGGAACAGCCGGACCAGGAATCGGGCGGATCTCTGGAAAGCCTGTTCAATCAGATATTTAGATAAAGAATCTCGCCTTGAGAGGCAGAAGCCTAACGCTGCGTCGAGATACAGCTTTCTCGACAAATTGCGTCCGGCCAAGCCGCACCTAGTGATACCGCAACGTGGTATGCTTCTCCGGAATGAGGGCCGCGCGTCTTTTCAGCCCGCAGGGCCGCGGCATGCATCCTTAAAGGATTTCATGCAGCCAAACTGACAAAGAGCGTACCAGGCGCAGGCGCTTCAGCGCCGCAGCCAGTTCGCGCGCAGCTTGACCGGTTAAAAGGGCAGCCGCAGGAGGTTTAGCATGCGCCCGAGGGCGGAAACCGGGACCGACTGCCCCCGGCAAGCTGCTCCGCTCGAAAACTCTGCGCCTCCTGACCTGCCCTCTTCTCTCCTCCCTCTCGGGACTGCGATCGCCCAATCGAAAGCATTGTTGAGCCGCGTGTGGCCCCCTTGGCCGCAAAGGAGGTCGCTGCCGAAAACCCATGAACTCCGGCAGTAGACGGCGAGTCATCTTTGTCCTATCCGTTGGACATGAGATCGAGCCTCGAACATCTGCCGGAGAAAAAGCAGCGCGAGCTTGCCCGTGTCGTGGAGATCATTCACGAGGAGTTCGCCGATGCGCTCGAGGGAAGTTCAGCGGGCTTCAAGAAGCGCGGGCGGATCCTGAAGATCATCCTGTTCGGCTCCTATGCTCGCGGCACCTTCGTCGACGAGCCGCATACGATGAAAGGCTATCGCTCCGACTACGATATTCTCGTCATCGTCAATTCGAAGAAGCTTGCCGAACCGCAATACTGGGACAAGGCGACCGACCGGCTGATGTGGGACAAGGGCGTCTCGACGCCGGTTGGTCTCATCGTGCATGGCGCTCGCGAGGTGAACAACTTCCTGGCCGACGGACAGTATTTCTTCGTCGACATCCTTCGCGAGGGCATCGTGCTCTACGAGCTCGACGACCGGCCGCTGGCGGAACCAAAACGGCTCTCTCCTGCCAACGCGCTTAGAGTTGCGAGGGGACATTTTGAAAGGCAGAGCCAGAGTGCAGCGCGATTCATTGAGCTTGCGCGCGTTGCCGTCTCCAGCAACTGGGGAAATCACGCCGCTTTTCTCCTTCACCAATCCGTCGAGACGGGCTACTCCTGCCTTTTGTTAACGCTGACGAATTACAGCCCGCCTTCGCACAACCTCAAATTCCTGCGCGGTCTTGCCGAGGATCATAGTCACAGACTCGTCGAGGCGTGGCCTCGCGACCAGCATCGCTATATCGCGTGGTACAACATTCTTAACGAGGCCTATGTGAAGGCCCGCTACTCGAAGCACTTCGAGATCACTGAGGAAGCGCTCGCTTGGCTTCTCGAGCGGACGGTGCGTCTCCACCGCCTCGTCGAGGCGATCTGCAGCGAGCGGCTGGCGGAATTGGAGCGTGCGGGGAGCAACGGCGCAAAATGGTTCTCTCCAAACGAAGACGCTTACTGATTTGGTCGTCGGTCGGTACGGGTCTCGCTCGCTGAATGGAGGCTGGCCGAGAAACGGTCGGACGTGTACATAGCGGTGGGTTTTCTTGGATTGGGCGCCGATGGCGGTGACTGGGCGACAGAGAGAGACAGCGGAAGCAGCGGAAGGGTGCGTAGGCCCTGCTCGGGGAACCGAGCAGGGGCTGACTTTTGCCGTCAACATCACCGAATGGAAAAGGGCCCTTCTCAAGCAGTATTTCCCCGACAGGCATTTCCATTTCCTGCCAAAGAACCTGAGCGAACGTGATTTCGAGCGTCTTTGGAAGCCTCGAATTCTTGCCGCACAGGCCGCCGAACTCTTCGTTTGGGGCCCGGAACTGCCTGCCGTACTGGCCGCGCTCGCGACGGTGCGAAGCATTCCCGTTTGGTTCGTTGAGGACGGCTTTCTTCGTTCCGCGCGCCCGAGCGCCAGCCGCACCCCGCCGCTCTCGCTGGCGCTCGACAGCCGCACGCCCTATTTCGACTGCCGCAAGGCATCCGATCTCGAAGAACTGCTGAGCACCTACGATTTCGAGGCGGATCGGCCGCTGATGGCGCGGGCGCGGGCCGGCATTGATCTCCTCATCGAAAGCGGCATCAGCAAATATAACGGCGCGCGGCCGCAAACCGCCGAGACGGTCTATGGCGAAAAGACGAAGAAGCGCGTGCTCGTCATCGGCCAGGTGGAAGACGACGCCTCTATCCGCTACGGCTGTCCCGTCCCGATGACCAACAACGACCTCGTGCAGCTCGCGGCGACGGAACAGCCGGAGGCGCAGATTCTCTATAAGCCGCACCCGGACGTCTTGAGCCGCGTACGCCCGGCGAAATCCGACCCGGCCGAAGTCGCGCATCTCTGCGAGATGGTGACCAAAAGGCTTCCGCTCGCCGAGGCTCTGCGAACGGTCGACCACGTCTACACGGTCACCTCGCTCGCCGGCTTCGAGGCGCTCATGCGCGGCATCAGGGTCACGACGGGGGGGTCCCCCTTCTATTCCGGCTGGGGCCTGACGGATGACCGGCAGCCGAACCCGCGCCGCGGCCGGAGCCTCAGCCTGGAGGCGCTTTTCGCGGGCGCCTATCTCCTCTATCCTCGCTACTTCGATCCCGAAACCGGAGCGCACACGTCATTCGAAGCGACCGTCGCCACCATCAGAAGGCAACTCGAGGAGCCGGAGGCGCTGTCTCCTCCGCGGCCGGCATGGCGCGCGTGGGGTCCCTACGGCCTCCTCGGCTGGCGCCACCTCCTGACCGCCGCCGTGGCGCCGACGATCCGGCGCGCGGGCAATGAC
It includes:
- a CDS encoding capsular polysaccharide biosynthesis protein, whose protein sequence is MAVTGRQRETAEAAEGCVGPARGTEQGLTFAVNITEWKRALLKQYFPDRHFHFLPKNLSERDFERLWKPRILAAQAAELFVWGPELPAVLAALATVRSIPVWFVEDGFLRSARPSASRTPPLSLALDSRTPYFDCRKASDLEELLSTYDFEADRPLMARARAGIDLLIESGISKYNGARPQTAETVYGEKTKKRVLVIGQVEDDASIRYGCPVPMTNNDLVQLAATEQPEAQILYKPHPDVLSRVRPAKSDPAEVAHLCEMVTKRLPLAEALRTVDHVYTVTSLAGFEALMRGIRVTTGGSPFYSGWGLTDDRQPNPRRGRSLSLEALFAGAYLLYPRYFDPETGAHTSFEATVATIRRQLEEPEALSPPRPAWRAWGPYGLLGWRHLLTAAVAPTIRRAGNDRDVEDFRADPIRFFRGLSDRKLRIIGRILYPFG
- a CDS encoding nucleotidyltransferase family protein, giving the protein MKQIDLIYRTMTAELGQRLLDASFSADFPVEGRFVRVNNKGRKYWYFDQPGEDEGYRQKRRYVGPADDPEINKRVEDFRAIKDDAKGRRKLVTTLVREAGLPAPEPFSGDVVEALAHAGIFRLRACLVGTVAFSTYAGHLGVRLPAASMMTSDADFAQDYAISAEIGDSLPPILEILQGVDPTFRPIPHRSGSPRSTAFKNRAGYKVEFLTGNRGSDDYLDKPADMPALGGASADPLRFMDFLIYEPVRAVLLHKSGISVIVPAPERYAVHKLIVASRRVVDTIGAAKREKDLRQAILLFDALNASNRLDDLSDALKEAWERGEAWRHAIQAGMGYMPRKEKAATAALFRELGINHDIQ
- a CDS encoding nucleotidyltransferase and HEPN domain-containing protein, giving the protein MRSSLEHLPEKKQRELARVVEIIHEEFADALEGSSAGFKKRGRILKIILFGSYARGTFVDEPHTMKGYRSDYDILVIVNSKKLAEPQYWDKATDRLMWDKGVSTPVGLIVHGAREVNNFLADGQYFFVDILREGIVLYELDDRPLAEPKRLSPANALRVARGHFERQSQSAARFIELARVAVSSNWGNHAAFLLHQSVETGYSCLLLTLTNYSPPSHNLKFLRGLAEDHSHRLVEAWPRDQHRYIAWYNILNEAYVKARYSKHFEITEEALAWLLERTVRLHRLVEAICSERLAELERAGSNGAKWFSPNEDAY
- a CDS encoding AsmA family protein; amino-acid sequence: MRRFFLGLLALSALVVASIVVLPSLVSSDWIRGELGRQLSAATGSSISVNGPVRLSAFPHLAVLAEDVVLSAETQGIKAEFGEVSGSVTLSSLWSDRLHIKEIKVDRPVIVLSEGAGRASTTQAGGDDRAAQSDPLAALATFLERSAIDSISIASGTLIRKDAAGSEQTVTDVDLALSVPSIDDELSLSASARLEERRYETTLTVSSLRSLLQRRPADMTVSFRADPVPASGFSEFEAVGQVALNANGSYQIRGGKLHSGEHAFGLDALFIPGKRPRILADLDTDRLDLSPFVEATSGSSQSKAGSADPAFPASLQFLADFDSDMSVHVGTMTVDDVSASDVSVVAKLKDGELSARLEHLGIDAGSIAANIKTDVRDDEPTFQGHISSNGLDIGKLASLIGQTVPLSGALTIDTAFAFRGLSEGALRETLNLTGNIGMRDATFVAPNMADENMREVKAKKLAIRIEDLAKPVHLSGSLVWRDKPIAIELKMPVRDLLLNKSPGTADIPLKLQMRMADASLAIDGKAALPGQYVGKLDFSTADLDAFLAWLGRSGAESVGPLSFKGDVSASPTGVSFKRAILSVNGVQGSGNGSVQFTMPLKISSALSFEELDLARLSGAHSPAPEATAKHAKRDKTSPDVPLDFSALQSIEASIKVNAKKLGYGRVFAGPVATSLIVSDGIASLALPESPFYGGQVAASLKADGSQAEPSIALQASISEASAVPLLTDMAGFKHLEGALQAKFDIAGAGRTTKALANSLHGTANVRFSDGAIRGVDIAEVYNNLVGLMSSGFKQNENNATAFTELGASFAIENGVAQTDDIKLVGPLVRMTGNGAANLAESYLKFRLEPRVVASLKGQGAEISTDGIGVPVVIEGSFANPRIYPDLSGLLKDPGAALATLKKIGLPTDKLRIDDLLAKGAKSGSVKDLVRGTAEKMLKGEDNELSIEEIIAGGAANGDQALPTQETGQEPAPPEAANEQPQQNAEQPDQESGGSLESLFNQIFR